AGATTGAATGGTTTTTGTAAAAATGCTATAGCGCCATCCTCAAGAATCTGCTTGGCCTCGCCGTCGATGCTGTAGCCGGAGGAGATAATCACCTTGACGCCGGGGTTGATTTCGCGCAGGGCGGCAAAGGTGTCCCGACCACTCATTTTCGGCATCACGATGTCCAGAATCACCACATCGATTGCCTCCCAGCATTCGCGATAACGGGCAAAGGCCTCGACGCCATCGCCGCACACCGTAACCTCATATCCAATGTCCTGCAACATATCCGCACCTATGATTCGGATCACGTTTTCGTCATCCACGAGCAGCACATGCCCGTGACCATTTGCCGCCGACTTTGGTTCTGCGGCAGGATTGGGCATTGCCTCCTCGCTCAGGGGCAGATAGATCACGAATATCGATCCCTTATCCAGTTCGCTTTGCACCTCAATCGCGCCATGATGGTTAATTACGGTTCCATAAACAGCAGCGAGTCCGAGACCAGTGCCTTTGCCAATCTCCTTGGTTGTGAAGAACGGTTCGTAAATATGTTTGATCGTCTCAGGGGACATACCCGCGCCGGTGTCGGCAACGGCAATACGCAGATAACGTCCTGGTTCCACGCCAAGGGTAGTCGCCTTTATCTTGGCAAGGTCGATCACTGCGGTTGAAAACACGAGCTCGCCGCCGTTTGGCATGGCGTCACGGGCATTAAGGCCGAGGTTAAGGAGAATGCTCTGGATTTGCGACCGGTCTCCCAGAACCGTGGCATATTCGGCGTCCAGATGCTGACGGATTTCGATTCGTCGGTCAATACTGTGCCAGAGGAGCGAAGCTGTCTCGCTGATCAGGCGGTGCATGTCCACCAGCGTAGAGATATACTTCCCTTTGCGGGAGAAGGCGAGAAGTTGTGAGGCGAGTTCACTCGCCTGACGCGAGGAAGTGATAATGCCTGCAGCATAACGGCGAAGTGTATCGTCTTCCAGTTTGGTGAGCAGCAGATCCGCGTAACCGAGAACCCCGGAAAGCTGGTTATTGAAGTTATGGGCGATGCCGCCGGCGAGTTGGCCGATGGCGGCCATTTTCTCGGACTGCCGCAATTGCTCCGCCAAGAGCTCACGCTCCTCCTCGGCACGTTTGCGGTCTGTGATATCCAGGAGACTGACCAGCGCCATCGGCGCACCTCGCAGATTCAAGGGCACGGAGGAGAGAAGGAACGTATGATTGCCTTGAAGTTCCGGAGCGGATACCGCCAGGGTGGCTTCCACTTGGTGATGAACGGTGTCTGATTCGATAGTATCCAGGACAGTGCGACGGATCAGGCAGTCCTGGCATAATGGGCCGAAGCCGCAT
This DNA window, taken from Bacteroidota bacterium, encodes the following:
- a CDS encoding response regulator; its protein translation is LLHELQVHQIELEMQNEELRHAEEDAREYAAELAAIYPHAPCMMILMDAERRVRKVNNFTAEFANQPTNDLLGLRSGEVLRCLHALDNPLGCGFGPLCQDCLIRRTVLDTIESDTVHHQVEATLAVSAPELQGNHTFLLSSVPLNLRGAPMALVSLLDITDRKRAEEERELLAEQLRQSEKMAAIGQLAGGIAHNFNNQLSGVLGYADLLLTKLEDDTLRRYAAGIITSSRQASELASQLLAFSRKGKYISTLVDMHRLISETASLLWHSIDRRIEIRQHLDAEYATVLGDRSQIQSILLNLGLNARDAMPNGGELVFSTAVIDLAKIKATTLGVEPGRYLRIAVADTGAGMSPETIKHIYEPFFTTKEIGKGTGLGLAAVYGTVINHHGAIEVQSELDKGSIFVIYLPLSEEAMPNPAAEPKSAANGHGHVLLVDDENVIRIIGADMLQDIGYEVTVCGDGVEAFARYRECWEAIDVVILDIVMPKMSGRDTFAALREINPGVKVIISSGYSIDGEAKQILEDGAIAFLQKPFNLAELSRKVNEALQGVMTSTAEVF